The Etheostoma cragini isolate CJK2018 chromosome 15, CSU_Ecrag_1.0, whole genome shotgun sequence genome window below encodes:
- the LOC117958115 gene encoding N-acetylmuramoyl-L-alanine amidase-like, with the protein MGSLRLKTCFSLNDEDIHMFPVSCPALFSRHMDDFIEAVKQVEDGSPGSDPVAVVRMLRRAAGLDDAFIRHFLGNVDSNRPDMKANLSAYFSEAVPHRVTGSSEEEGVVLTPDGTTVALAPLLLGIEAGFLPKSAGRLRSLYQLTLGKDLVSSAVPQRLGPDGCWDSVTSPRVFTLLGRPSLLTTAQVNGGVDGVLLGKEVVSAKPRRPVKISSLLAEYYSRPLGSAGLDAAPPIISRRRRENFKRLLVDPQVLERQLVDPQVLERQLVDPQLKRVTNGRITGGNPESRTSWIQTTLFNAYGFEGVPTVADKRSNIKRSNPIKGI; encoded by the exons ATGGGATCTTTAAGGCTGAAGACATGTTTTTCTCTGAATGACGAGGACATTCACATGTTTCCTGTCTCTTGTCCAGCTTTATTTTCCAGACACATGGACGACTTCATCGAGGCGGTGAAGCAGGTGGAGGACGGGTCGCCGGGATCAGACCCGGTTGCCGTGGTGAGGATGCTCCGCCGGGCGGCCGGCCTCGACGACGCGTTCATTCGGCATTTCCTCGGTAACGTTGATTCCAACCGTCCAGACATGAAGGCGAACCTCTCTGCTTACTTCAGCGAGGCTGTGCCTCACAGGGTGACTGGAAGCTCGGAAGAAGAAGGCGTGGTTCTGACTCCGGACGGCACCACCGTCGCCCTGGCGCCGCTCCTTCTGGGCATCGAGGCGGGCTTTCTCCCCAAATCTGCGGGCCGCCTGCGCAGCCTGTACCAGCTCACCCTCGGCAAAGATCTGGTAAGCTCTGCAGTCCCCCAGCGACTGGGACCGGACGGCTGCTGGGACAGCGTCACGTCTCCGCGGGTCTTCACCCTCCTGGGCCGCCCGTCCCTTCTCACCACGGCTCAGGTCAACGGCGGCGTGGACGGCGTTCTTCTGGGTAAGGAGGTCGTCTCCGCCAAGCCCCGACGTCCCGTGAAGATCAGCAGCCTGCTGGCAGAGTACTACAGCCGCCCGCTGGGGAGCGCGGGACTGGACGCCGCCCCCCCGATCATCAGCAGGCGTCGCAGGGAGAACTTCAAGCGGCTGCTGGTGGACCCTCAGGTGCTGGAGAGACAGCTGGTGGACCCCCAGGTGCTGGAGAGACAGCTGGTGGACCCCCAG ctgaaaagagtgacaaaCGGCAGAATTACTGGCGGAAATCCCGAAAGTAGAACGTCGTGGATCCAGACTACACTGTTTAATGCTTATGGATTTGAAGGGGTTCCCACTGTTGCAGACAAACGCTCCAATATTAAGCGATCTAATCCCATTAAAggaatttaa
- the LOC117958116 gene encoding trafficking protein particle complex subunit 5-like, with the protein MDTRFTRGKSTILERPLTRPKTEVSVSAFALLFSEMVQYCQSRVYSVSELQTRLADMGQSVGASMLDVLVLREKNGKRETKVLNMLLFIKVGKCSSENAR; encoded by the coding sequence ATGGACACACGCTTCACTCGAGGGAAGTCCACCATCTTGGAGCGACCCCTGACCCGACCCAAGACCGAGGTCAGCGTGAGCGCCTTCGCCCTCCTGTTCTCCGAGATGGTCCAGTACTGTCAGAGCCGCGTGTACTCGGTGTCTGAGCTGCAGACCCGCCTGGCGGACATGGGCCAGAGTGTGGGCGCCAGCATGCTGGACGTGCTGGTGCTGAGGGAGAAGAACGGCAAGCGCGAGACCAAAGTCCTGAACATGCTGCTCTTCATCAAGGTAGGCAAGTGTTCAAGTGAAAATGCTAGATAA
- the LOC117958117 gene encoding trafficking protein particle complex subunit 5-like: protein LFKVNVWKSLFGKEADKLEQANDDDKTYYIIEKEPLINAYISVPKENSSLNCAAFTGGVVEAVLTHSGFPAKVTAHWHKGTTLMIKFNESVIARDKALDGR, encoded by the coding sequence cttttcaagGTTAACGTCTGGAAGTCTCTGTTCGGGAAGGAGGCGGACAAGCTGGAGCAGGCCAACGACGACGACAAGACTTACTACATCATCGAGAAGGAGCCGCTGATCAACGCGTACATCTCGGTGCCGAAGGAGAACAGCAGCCTGAACTGCGCCGCCTTCACCGGCGGCGTCGTGGAGGCCGTCCTCACGCACAGCGGCTTCCCCGCCAAGGTCACCGCCCACTGGCACAAGGGCACCACGCTGATGATCAAGTTCAACGAGTCGGTCATCGCCCGGGACAAGGCTTTGGACGGCAGATAG
- the LOC117958118 gene encoding mucolipin-1-like, producing MTTLLSVSQLMLFGLSHQMVVTFKDENTDAFKHLFLEGYTGRAPQDVHTQEEVYSRVHFAVQQYLALPRISVGRYAYVSGVGVNGSALSLCQSCYSNGTIDPVNDTFHIDPRVVTGTSVSSYDVFLVSDEVTVVVMQSLSSYDMCGILLGTSTLLVWVGVIRYLSFFQKYNVCFYISSGSCVYQIVMDNSVHSGKVKIRLQNEASIHECRDPNLSGHAENYARGILDVLVASVCLLSLLLCGRSIFRGVLLQHAYVGFLRRRLGRAVSWSDRMEFINGWYILLIVSDMFTIIGSVIKIGIESKCVCVPVCLQFRTLSMVSECLFSLINGDDMFVTFAEMQRSGTLVWVFSQVYLYTFISLFIYMVSSLFIALITGAYDTITARTQEQARVTDLHAFIAACTDTPSSGKFRGPEGPSSCSFLCCDW from the exons ATGACTACTCTACTCTCCGTCTCTCAGCTGATGCTGTTCGGACTGAGCCACCAGATGGTGGTGACCTTTAAAGACGAGAACACGGACGCGTTCAAGCATCTCTTCCTGGAGGGTTACACGGGCCGCGCTCCTCAGGACGTGCACACGCAGGAGGAAGTCTACAGCCGCGTCCACTTCGCCGTCCAGCAG TACCTGGCTCTGCCCCGGATCTCCGTGGGCCGCTATGCGTACGTGTCGGGCGTCGGGGTGAACGGCAGCGCCCTCTCCCTCTGCCAGAGTTGCTATAGCAACGGCACCATCGACCCCGTCAACGACACCTTCCACATCGACCCCCGCGTCGTCACCGGTACG AGTGTGTCATCGTATGACGTGTTTCTGGTGAGTGATGAGGTCACTGTTGTTGTGATGCAGAGTTTGTCGTCCTATGACATGTGTGGGATCCTGCTGGGAACCTCCACGCTGCTGGTCTGGGTCGGAGTCATCCGCTACCTCAGCTTCTTCCAGAAATACAATGTAT GTTTTTATATCAGCTCTGGTTCCTGTGTCTATCAGATCGTCATGGATAACAGCGTGCACAGCGGCAAAGTTAAGATCCGTCTGCAGAACGAGGCCTCCATACATGAGTGTAGAGACCCCAACCTGTCTGGACACG CGGAGAACTACGCTCGGGGTATCCTGGACGTGCTGGTGGCGTCCGTCTGCCTGCTGTCGCTGCTGCTGTGTGGGCGCTCCATCTTCAGAGGCGTCCTCCTGCAACAC GCGTACGTGGGGTTCCTGAGGCGACGCCTCGGCCGCGCCGTGAGCTGGAGCGACAGGATGGAGTTCATCAACGGCTGGTACATCCTGCTCATCGTCAGCGACATGTTCACCATCATCGGCAGCGTCATCAAGATCGGGATCGAGTCCAAG tgtgtgtgtgtgcctgtctgtctccagtTCCGGACCCTGTCCATGGTGTCAGAGTGCCTGTTTTCTCTGATCAACGGGGACGACATGTTTGTGACGTTCGCTGAGATGCAGCGCAGCGGCACGCTGGTCTGGGTCTTCAGCCAGGTCTACCTGTACACCTTCATCTCCCTCTTCATCTACATGGTGTCGTCCCTCTTCATCGCCCTCATCACCGGAGCCTACGACACCATCACG GCTCGGACTCAGGAGCAAGCCCGCGTCACCGACCTGCACGCGTTCATCGCGGCGTGCACGGACACGCCGAGCTCCGGCAAGTTCCGAGGGCCCGAGGGACCGTCGTCGTGCTCCTTCCTCTGCTGCGACTGGTAA